The Camarhynchus parvulus unplaced genomic scaffold, STF_HiC, whole genome shotgun sequence genome segment GCAGCCTCAACAGCCTGGCCGACAGCAACGCCCGTGAGtggggggctttttgggggggtttgggggtttggggggcagtCCTAAAAGCCAGGCCAACGGCAGTGCCTGTGggtgggaggtttgggggtttttgaggggatttggggactttGGAGAGGGGTGAGGGGTGGAGCAGcgatggtgctgctgctgctttgggggttcaggaatttgggggatttttaagggattttgggggtgttttggggtttttgggggggtggggggccGATCCCTCTTTGGTGTTGCTCCTGCTTTGGGGgttcaggaattttggggggtttgggggggtctgtGACCCACTCATTGCAATGGGgcacccccaaattttggggagagCTAATTTGACATTattggggtaatttgggggtgctgggaggggggGGGATCCATGACCCCTCCCACAGAGACACCCCCAATTTGAGGAGGGGTCAGAGTTGCTCCACAAACtctgggctgatttttgggggggctttgccaattttggggggggtcacaAGTAAAGGATTGAACCCCAACCCACCTCCCCCATCAAACTGGGTGGGTCCTGCCCttcctggggtgtccccacccTCTCACGGcccctccccctttttcccctccccctcctcgGGGCCGTTGCCAAAATCCCggaggggtttttgggagaaCAATGGCCctcccagctggattttgggggacaCCCCGGTGTGACCCCCCGGGGCCCCCCAGGCGAGTTCGAGGAGGAGTCGAAGCAGCCGCCGATGACGGAGCAGCAGCGGCACCAGCTCAAGCACCGGGAGCTGTTCCTGTCCCGCCAGTTCGAGTCCCTCCCGGCCACCCACATCCGGTACCAGGCCCAAAAACCCCTCTGGGGGGGGTGGGAGAAGGGTCTCATGGGGCTCCCCGTGCttggggaggggttttggggtgacacCCTCCCCAATATTTTCCCCGGAGGGGGAAGTGCAGCGTGACGCTGCTGAACGAGACCGACATCCTGGGGCAGTACCTGGAGAAGGAGGTGAGCTCTGGGTGCCCCTaaaatgggtctggggggggaatttgggagtgtccccaccctgctgagccccccccgtgtgccccctccccacaggaTTGCTTCTTCTACTCGCTGGTGTTCGACCCCGTGCAGAAAACGCTGCTGGCGGACCAGGGCGAGATCAGGGTGGGCTGCAAGTACCAGGCCGAGATCCCCGAGCGCCTGGCCGAAGGtttggggggttcagggggggctccggggggtGCAGGATGGGGGGGTCACCCTGAGAgcccccctaaaccccccccAGGTGAGTCGGACAACCGGaaccagcagaagatggagatgAAGGTGTGGGACCCCGACAACCCCCTGACGGACAGACAGATCGACCAGTTCCTGGTGGTGGCTCGGTGAGGGGGgcgctgggggagctggggggcggggggattggggggaccCCTCTGaccccccgtgtccctccccagagctgtggggacGTTTGCTCGGGCTCtggactgcagcagctccatccgccagcccagcctgcacaTGAGCGCGGCCGCGGCCTCGCGGGACATCACCCTGGTGAGGGGGGACCCAGACccccgggcaccccaaaatttctcTAGAAACCCCCATTTCCCACTGGGAGACTCCAAAACTCTCTTGGAGCCTTCAGTTCCCACTGGGACACCCCGAAAATTCCCTTGGAGCCATCAGTTCTCActgggagaccccaaaacctccctaGAGCATCTCAAGGACTTTCCACACCCTTCTTAAATGTCTCCCACACTTTCCTAGGATATCCTAAATCCTtccaaaaccccccagaccTGCCCCAAACTCATCCTTAGAGCcttcccagtggctcccagtccctcccagtgctcccagtaccccccattgtcccccagTTCCACGCCGtggacaggctgcagaggaacGGGTACGACCTGGCGCTGGTGCCGCAGGGCGGGCcctgaaaccccccaaaaccccctcaaatcaccccaaatcccctgttAGACCtctcccagtacatcccagtgctcccagtaccccccattgtcccccagTTCCACGCCATGGACACGCTGCAGAGGAACGGGTACGACCTGGCGCGGGCCATGGCCACGCTGGTGCCGCAGGGCGGGCCGGTGCTGTGCCGCGACGAGATGGAGGAGTGGTCGGCCTCCGAGGCCATGCTCTTCGAGGAGGCCCTGGAGAAATACGGCAAGGACTTCAACGACATCAGGCAGGACTTTGTGAGTGGGGGGAGcccctttttgggggttttttggggttttttggggggttttatggGGATCAGGGACCCCCTCTGAGCTCAGGATTGGGCGTTCACAGCTGCCCTGGAAGTCTCTGGCCAGCATTGTCCAGTTCTACTACATGTGGAAAACCACTGACCGCTACATCCAGCAGGtatggggtggggagggggtttgggggggctgaaatggggtttggggtcattgTAGGGGCTTGAGGGGGctgaaatggggtttggggggctgaaatggggtttgggggggctgaaatggggtttggggtcattgtaggggtttgggggggctgaAATGGAGTTTGGGGGGTTGAAATGGGGATTTCACACCCCtggtgtgggatttggggggctggtATGGGGCTTTGGGGTCGTTatagggatttggggggctggaCTTGGGGTTTGAGGGGCTGATATAGGGACTTGGGGGGCTGATATTGGGGTTGAGAAGGAGAAacggggttttggggggctgatctggggagtttggggggctcgggttttggggggctgatctgggggcttttggggggctgatctgggggtttttggggggctgatctgggggcttttggggggctgatctgggggttttggggggctgatctgggggtttttgggggggctgatctgggggtttttggggggctgatccgggggtttttggggggctcagtGCCCCCCTGACCCCCTCCCTGCTCGCAGAAGAGGCTGAAGGCAGCCGAGGCCGACAGCAAACTGAAGCAAGTCTACATCCCCACCTAGTGAgtgggggggctttggggaccccctgcccagcctgggggggCACAGGAGACCCCCTtggaacccccccaaaatcctctgaCCCCCTCCCCACTTTTCCCACAgcaccaaacccaaccccaaccaGATCATCTCGGTGGGCTCCAAACCCGGCGTCAACGGGGCCGGATTCCAGAAAGGGCTGAGCTGCGAGAGCTGCCACAGTCAGTGCGGCCTGGGGGGGTCCCAAAAGGGTCTGGGGGGTCCCAAAagggtctgggggggtcctgaggtCATGGGGGATCTCTGGGCTTTGGTGAACAGGAATTTGGGGCTTCCAGAAAGGGCTGAGCTGCAAGAGCTGCCACAGACTGTGCGGCCTGGGGGGGTCCCAAAAGGgtctggggaggggtcccaaagGGTTTGGGGGTCTTGGGAGGCTcctggggtttggtttggggggaatctttgggggtttcaggggatttagggggtcgtgggggggtctctggggggtTGGGGAACAGCAATTTGGGGGTTCCAGAAGGAGCTCTCTGGCGTTTGAGGGGATcctggggtggggtttgggggggcttgGAGAcatcctggggtttgggggggatccCTGGGTGCcccccagtaacccccagttGCCCCCCCagcctcccagtccccccagtggTACGCCTGGGGCCCCCCCAACATGCAGTGCCGCCTCTGCGCCTCCTGCTGGATCTACTGGAAGAAATATGGGGGGCTCAAGACCCCCACCCAGCTGGAGGGGGTGACCCGCAGCGCCTCGgtgagaccccagacccaaaatcCCACCGAGGGACCCACAAAATCCCACCgaggaacccccaaaatcccactgagggacccccaaaacctcctgggacccacaaaatcccactgagggacccccaaaaactcctGGCGCCACTAAaacctcctgggacccccaaaatcccactgagggacccccaaattccactcAGGGACACCTGATTTCTCTCAGAACACCCCAAACTCCCTTAGGAATCCCCCTTagagcccccaaaaccccctaaacCTCTTTAGAGACCCCAAATGTCTCTTagagcccccccaaacccctttagAGACCCTAAACCCACCTTAGAGCTCTCTGAACTCCCTTTAAATCCCCCTGTACACCATCATGGCTGGttttagggggaattttggggtttttaaccctttctgcCCCCCAGGGCCCCACTCCCGGGGTCACCTGTCCCTATACACCACTGtggatgggttttggggtttttaaccaTTTCTGCCCCCAGAATCCCCACTCCCGGGGTCACCTGTCCCTATACACCACTGtggatgggttttggggtgatttttggggtttttaaccctttctgcccccccagaatccccactcttggggtcacctgtccccgTACAACAACAGGGGCTGTTCtagggggggttttggggtttttaaccctttctgcCCCCCCAGAATCCCCACTCCCGGGGTCACCTGTCCCCGTACACTAATATGGCTGGTTTtaggggggaatttggggtgatttttggggtttttaaccctttctgcCCCGCCAGGAGCCCCACTCGCGGGGTCACCTGTCGCGGCCCGAGGCGCAGTCGCTGTCGCCGTACACGACGAGCGCCAGCCGTGCCAAGCTGCTGGCCAAGAACCGCCAGACGTTCCTGCTGCAGACCACGGCTGACGCGGCTCTCGCGCCGCCTGTGCCGCGACGTGCTGCagccgcggcgggcggcgcgcCGGCCCTACGCCCCCATCAACGCCAACGCCATCAAGGCCGAGTGTGAGCAGGGGAAAACGGGCCAAAaacgggggtttgg includes the following:
- the MTA2 gene encoding LOW QUALITY PROTEIN: metastasis-associated protein MTA2 (The sequence of the model RefSeq protein was modified relative to this genomic sequence to represent the inferred CDS: inserted 2 bases in 1 codon) — protein: MAANMYRVGDYVYFENSSSNPYLVRRIEELNKTANGNVEAKVVCLFRRRDISSSLNSLADSNAREFEEESKQPPMTEQQRHQLKHRELFLSRQFESLPATHIRGKCSVTLLNETDILGQYLEKEDCFFYSLVFDPVQKTLLADQGEIRVGCKYQAEIPERLAEGESDNRNQQKMEMKVWDPDNPLTDRQIDQFLVVARAVGTFARALDCSSSIRQPSLHMSAAAASRDITLFHAMDTLQRNGYDLARAMATLVPQGGPVLCRDEMEEWSASEAMLFEEALEKYGKDFNDIRQDFLPWKSLASIVQFYYMWKTTDRYIQQKRLKAAEADSKLKQVYIPTYTKPNPNQIISVGSKPGVNGAGFQKGLSCESCHTSQSPQWYAWGPPNMQCRLCASCWIYWKKYGGLKTPTQLEGVTRSASEPHSRGHLSRPEAQSLSPYTTSASRAKLLAKNRQTFLLQTTXLTRLSRRLCRDVLQPRRAARRPYAPINANAIKAECSIRLPKAAKAPLKIHPLTRLPLAAIVKELAAQAPLKPKTPRGTKTPINRNQLSQSRGLAGLGGKRGYEGGGDGHRPPRMRVGTAALPFSANGRPLAAALRPAPPPGTKRQKLNPADAPNPVVFVATKDTRALRKALTHLELRRAARRPNLPLKVKPGGLPLRPGGALAPPAPPHPSSTSEPIVLED